Proteins co-encoded in one Enterobacter sp. R4-368 genomic window:
- the pldB gene encoding lysophospholipase L2, with amino-acid sequence MFRHKSTWETREKAFAAFTMGPLMDFWRSREEAVFTGVDDVPVSFVRFRAQSNDRVIVICPGRIESYVKYAELAYDLFHLGYDVLIIDHRGQGRSGRMLPDTHRGHVVKFSDYVDDLAAFWDQEVASGPWRKRYILAHSMGGAISTLFLQRYPQACDAIALCAPMFGIIIRLPEWMVRPLLDWAESYPSLREGYAIGTGSWRPLPFAINVLTHSRERYRRNLRFYADEPQLRVGGPTWHWVREGILAGEHALAGAEKDATPTLIIQAEEEHVVDNRMHQRFCERRAAAGHPCEGGKPLVIQGAYHEILFEKDAMRSVALNAIVEFFDRHN; translated from the coding sequence ATGTTTCGGCACAAATCGACATGGGAAACCAGAGAAAAAGCGTTCGCGGCTTTTACCATGGGACCGCTGATGGATTTCTGGCGTTCGCGGGAAGAAGCGGTCTTTACCGGCGTGGACGATGTGCCGGTCAGTTTTGTCCGTTTTCGCGCGCAAAGTAACGACCGCGTTATTGTGATTTGTCCCGGCCGCATCGAAAGCTACGTAAAATACGCAGAGCTGGCGTATGACCTGTTCCACCTCGGTTATGACGTGTTGATTATTGATCATCGCGGCCAGGGGCGTTCCGGGCGAATGTTGCCGGACACGCATCGTGGCCATGTGGTGAAATTCAGCGATTATGTCGACGATCTGGCGGCGTTTTGGGATCAGGAAGTGGCCAGCGGGCCGTGGCGCAAACGCTATATCCTTGCCCATTCGATGGGTGGTGCCATTTCCACCCTGTTTTTACAGCGCTATCCGCAAGCCTGCGATGCGATTGCCCTGTGCGCGCCCATGTTCGGCATTATCATTCGCCTGCCTGAATGGATGGTGCGCCCGTTGCTGGACTGGGCTGAAAGTTACCCGAGTCTTCGTGAGGGTTACGCCATTGGCACCGGGAGCTGGCGCCCGTTGCCGTTCGCGATAAACGTGTTAACCCACAGCCGCGAGCGCTATCGCCGTAATTTGCGTTTTTATGCCGATGAACCGCAGCTTCGCGTTGGCGGGCCCACCTGGCACTGGGTACGCGAAGGGATCCTCGCCGGTGAACACGCGCTGGCGGGGGCGGAAAAAGACGCCACGCCGACATTGATTATTCAGGCAGAAGAGGAGCATGTGGTGGATAACCGCATGCATCAACGCTTCTGTGAACGACGCGCCGCAGCGGGCCACCCTTGTGAAGGGGGGAAACCGCTGGTCATACAAGGCGCGTACCATGAGATCCTTTTTGAAAAGGACGCCATGCGCTCGGTCGCGCTCAACGCCATCGTCGAATTCTTCGACCGGCATAACTGA
- the yigL gene encoding sugar/pyridoxal phosphate phosphatase YigL, whose amino-acid sequence MYQVVASDLDGTLLSPDHTLSPFAKETLKLLTARGVNFVFATGRHHVDVGQIRDNLGIKAYMITSNGARVHDTDGNLVFTHNLDRDIATDLFGVVHNEPDIITNVYRNDEWFMNRHRPDEMRFFKEAVFQYSLYEPGLLEPEGISKVFFTCESHEKLLPLEQAINARWGDRVNVSFSTLTCLEVMAGGVSKGHALEAVAGALGYSLKECIAFGDGMNDAEMLSMAGKGCIMGNAHQRLKELHPELEVIGTNADNAVPHYLRKLFLE is encoded by the coding sequence ATGTACCAGGTTGTTGCATCTGATTTAGATGGCACATTGCTCTCCCCCGACCACACACTGTCGCCCTTTGCCAAAGAAACGTTAAAACTGCTTACCGCGCGCGGCGTCAACTTCGTCTTCGCCACCGGCCGCCACCATGTGGATGTCGGGCAAATCCGCGACAATCTGGGCATTAAAGCCTATATGATCACCTCCAACGGTGCGCGGGTACACGACACCGATGGCAATCTGGTGTTCACCCATAACCTGGATCGCGATATCGCCACCGATCTGTTCGGCGTGGTGCATAACGAGCCGGATATCATTACCAACGTCTACCGCAACGATGAGTGGTTCATGAACCGCCACCGCCCGGATGAGATGCGTTTCTTTAAAGAAGCGGTGTTCCAGTATTCGCTGTATGAACCGGGTTTGCTTGAGCCGGAAGGGATCAGCAAAGTCTTCTTCACATGTGAAAGTCATGAAAAACTGCTGCCGCTCGAGCAGGCCATCAACGCCCGCTGGGGCGATCGCGTGAACGTCAGTTTCTCTACCTTAACCTGCCTGGAAGTGATGGCGGGCGGCGTGTCGAAAGGCCATGCGCTGGAAGCGGTCGCCGGCGCGCTGGGTTATAGCCTGAAAGAGTGCATCGCCTTTGGTGACGGCATGAACGACGCGGAAATGCTGTCGATGGCGGGCAAAGGTTGCATTATGGGTAACGCTCACCAGCGCCTGAAAGAACTGCACCCGGAGCTGGAAGTGATTGGCACCAACGCCGATAACGCCGTACCGCATTACCTGCGTAAGCTGTTCCTCGAATAA
- a CDS encoding carboxylate/amino acid/amine transporter: protein MALLIITTILWAFSFSLIGEYLAGHVDSYFSVLMRVGLAALVFLPFLRARGHNLKTIGLYMLVGALQLGIMYLFSFQAYLYLTVSEFLLFTVFTPLYVTLIYDLLSKRGLRWSYALSAGLAVIGAAIIRYDKVSDHFWIGLILVQLANISFAIGMVGYKRLMETRPMPQHNAFAWFYLGAFVVAVVAWFVMGNPQKLPTTTLQWSVLVWLGVVASGLGYFMWNYGATQVDAGTLGIMNNVHVPAGLLVNLAIWQEQPHWPSFIIGGAVIMASLWVHRRWVAPRSAQKADGRKRGSALSE from the coding sequence GTGGCGTTACTCATCATCACCACTATTTTGTGGGCTTTCTCTTTTAGCCTGATTGGCGAATACCTTGCGGGCCATGTCGACAGCTACTTCTCCGTGCTGATGCGCGTGGGGCTGGCGGCGCTGGTCTTTTTACCGTTTCTGCGTGCGCGTGGGCATAACCTCAAGACCATTGGCCTGTACATGCTGGTGGGCGCGCTGCAACTGGGCATTATGTACCTGTTCAGCTTCCAGGCGTATCTCTACCTGACGGTGTCTGAATTCCTGTTGTTTACCGTTTTCACACCGCTGTATGTCACCCTGATTTACGATCTGCTCAGTAAGCGCGGGCTGCGCTGGAGCTACGCGCTGAGCGCCGGGCTGGCGGTAATTGGCGCGGCGATTATTCGCTACGACAAAGTGAGCGATCACTTCTGGATTGGTCTGATTCTGGTGCAACTGGCGAATATCAGCTTTGCCATTGGTATGGTCGGCTACAAACGCCTGATGGAGACGCGCCCGATGCCGCAACACAACGCGTTCGCCTGGTTTTATCTTGGCGCATTCGTGGTCGCCGTTGTGGCGTGGTTTGTGATGGGTAATCCGCAGAAATTGCCGACCACGACGCTGCAATGGAGCGTGCTGGTGTGGCTTGGCGTGGTGGCATCCGGGTTGGGTTATTTTATGTGGAACTACGGCGCCACGCAGGTGGATGCCGGGACGCTCGGCATCATGAACAATGTGCATGTTCCCGCCGGGTTACTAGTTAACCTCGCGATCTGGCAGGAACAACCGCACTGGCCGAGCTTTATTATTGGTGGTGCGGTGATAATGGCCTCGCTGTGGGTGCATCGCCGTTGGGTCGCTCCGCGCTCCGCACAAAAGGCAGATGGTCGCAAGCGTGGTTCCGCGCTGAGCGAATAA
- the metR gene encoding HTH-type transcriptional regulator MetR → MIEIKHLKTLQALRNSGSLAAAAATLHQTQSALSHQFSDLEQRLGFRLFVRKSQPLRFTPQGEILLQLANQVLPQISRALQACNEPQQATLRIAIECHSCIQWLTPALENFRQNWPQVEMDFKSGVTFDPQPALQQGELDLVMTSDILPRSGLHYSPMFDFEVRLVLAPDHPLAAKARITPDDIASETLLIYPVQRSRLDIWRHFLQPAGVSPSLKSVDNTLLLIQMVAARMGIAALPHWVVESFERQGLIVTKTLGEGLWSRLYAAVRDGEQRQPVTEAFIRSARNHACDHLPFVRSAERPNGDAPTARPLSPHHQ, encoded by the coding sequence ATGATCGAAATTAAACACCTGAAAACGCTACAGGCGTTACGAAACAGCGGGTCGCTGGCGGCAGCGGCGGCAACGCTGCATCAAACGCAGTCCGCGCTTTCCCACCAGTTCAGCGATCTGGAACAGCGCCTTGGCTTTCGTCTGTTTGTGCGGAAAAGCCAGCCGCTGCGCTTTACGCCGCAGGGTGAAATTCTGCTGCAACTGGCAAATCAGGTGCTGCCGCAGATTAGCCGCGCGCTGCAGGCCTGCAATGAGCCGCAGCAAGCCACGCTGCGCATCGCTATTGAGTGCCATAGCTGTATTCAGTGGCTGACACCTGCGCTTGAGAACTTCCGCCAGAACTGGCCGCAAGTGGAGATGGATTTCAAATCCGGCGTCACGTTTGATCCGCAACCTGCGCTGCAACAGGGCGAGCTGGATCTGGTCATGACCTCCGACATTCTGCCGCGCAGCGGTCTGCACTATTCGCCGATGTTTGATTTTGAAGTGCGTCTGGTGCTCGCCCCCGATCATCCGCTGGCGGCGAAAGCGCGCATCACGCCGGACGATATCGCCAGCGAAACGCTGCTGATTTACCCCGTACAGCGCAGCCGCCTGGATATCTGGCGTCACTTCCTGCAACCGGCGGGCGTGAGCCCGTCGCTGAAAAGCGTTGATAATACGCTGCTGCTGATTCAGATGGTTGCCGCGCGGATGGGCATTGCGGCGCTGCCGCACTGGGTGGTGGAGAGTTTTGAGCGCCAGGGTCTGATAGTGACCAAAACCCTGGGCGAAGGATTGTGGAGCCGGCTGTACGCCGCCGTGCGCGACGGCGAGCAGCGTCAGCCGGTAACGGAAGCGTTTATTCGCTCAGCGCGGAACCACGCTTGCGACCATCTGCCTTTTGTGCGGAGCGCGGAGCGACCCAACGGCGATGCACCCACAGCGAGGCCATTATCACCGCACCACCAATAA
- the metE gene encoding 5-methyltetrahydropteroyltriglutamate--homocysteine S-methyltransferase, with product MTILNHTLGFPRVGLRRELKKAQESYWAGNSTREELLAVGRELRARHWEQQKEAGIDLLPVGDFAWYDHVLTTSLLLGNVPARHQNNDGSVDIDTLFRIGRGRAPTGEPAAAAEMTKWFNTNYHYMVPEFSKGQQFKLTWTQLLDEVDEALALGHKVKPVLLGPVTYLWLGKVKGEQFDRLSLLNDILSVYKQVLGELAKRGIEWVQIDEPALVLELPQAWLDAFKPAYDALSGQLKLLLTTYFEGVTPNLDVITALPVQGLHVDLVHGKDNVAELHSRLPADWLLSAGLVNGRNVWRADLTEKYAQINEVVGKRPLWVASSCSLLHSPIDLSVETRLDAEVKSWFAFALQKCQELALLRDALNSGNTEKLVEWSAPIQARRHSTRVHNTAVAQRLAAITAQDSQRNSPYAERAKAQRERFKLPAWPTTTIGSFPQTTEIRGLRLDFKKGNLDAGNYRTGIAEHIKQAIVEQERLGLDVLVHGEAERNDMVEYFGENLDGFVFTQNGWVQSYGSRCVKPPVVIGDVSRPEAITVEWAKYAQSLTDKPVKGMLTGPVTILCWSFPREDVSRETIAKQIALALRDEVADLEAAGIGIIQIDEPALREGLPLRRSDWDAYLAWGVEAFRINAAVAKDDTQIHTHMCYCEFNDIMDSIAALDADVITIETSRSDMELLESFEEFEYPNEIGPGVYDIHSPNVPSVEWIEALLQKAAQRIPAQRLWVNPDCGLKTRGWPETRSALANMVKAAQNLRQQ from the coding sequence ATGACAATTCTTAATCACACCCTCGGTTTCCCTCGCGTTGGCCTGCGCCGCGAGCTGAAAAAAGCGCAAGAGAGCTACTGGGCGGGTAACTCCACCCGTGAAGAGCTGCTGGCGGTAGGGCGCGAGTTGCGCGCCCGCCACTGGGAGCAGCAAAAAGAGGCCGGTATCGATCTGCTGCCGGTGGGCGATTTCGCCTGGTACGACCATGTTCTGACCACCAGCTTGCTGCTGGGCAATGTGCCGGCTCGTCATCAGAACAACGACGGTTCCGTCGATATCGACACCCTGTTCCGCATTGGTCGTGGCCGCGCGCCAACCGGCGAACCGGCGGCAGCGGCGGAAATGACCAAATGGTTCAACACCAACTACCACTACATGGTGCCGGAGTTCAGCAAAGGCCAGCAGTTCAAACTGACCTGGACGCAACTGCTGGACGAAGTAGACGAAGCGCTGGCGCTCGGCCATAAGGTGAAACCTGTGCTGCTGGGCCCGGTCACTTACCTGTGGCTGGGCAAAGTGAAAGGCGAACAGTTTGATCGTTTAAGCCTGCTGAACGACATTCTGTCGGTCTACAAACAGGTGCTAGGCGAGCTGGCAAAACGCGGTATTGAGTGGGTACAAATCGACGAACCGGCGCTGGTGCTGGAGTTGCCACAAGCCTGGCTGGATGCGTTTAAACCAGCTTACGACGCGCTTTCCGGCCAGCTAAAGCTGCTGCTGACCACCTATTTTGAAGGTGTGACGCCGAACCTTGATGTGATCACCGCGCTGCCGGTGCAGGGGCTGCACGTTGATTTAGTACACGGCAAGGACAACGTGGCCGAGCTGCACTCGCGTCTGCCTGCTGACTGGCTGCTTTCTGCCGGTCTGGTGAATGGTCGTAACGTCTGGCGCGCCGATCTCACCGAGAAATATGCGCAAATCAACGAAGTGGTCGGTAAACGTCCGCTGTGGGTTGCCTCTTCGTGTTCTTTGCTGCACAGCCCGATCGATCTGAGTGTTGAAACGCGTCTGGATGCGGAAGTGAAAAGCTGGTTCGCCTTCGCCCTGCAAAAATGCCAGGAACTGGCGCTGCTGCGCGATGCGCTGAACAGCGGTAATACGGAAAAACTGGTGGAATGGAGCGCCCCGATTCAGGCGCGTCGCCACTCTACGCGCGTTCACAACACGGCAGTAGCGCAGCGTCTGGCGGCGATCACCGCGCAGGACAGCCAGCGTAACAGCCCGTACGCCGAGCGCGCGAAAGCCCAGCGCGAGCGCTTTAAGCTGCCTGCCTGGCCGACCACCACTATCGGCTCTTTCCCGCAGACTACCGAGATTCGCGGCCTGCGGCTGGATTTCAAAAAAGGCAATCTCGACGCGGGTAATTACCGCACTGGTATCGCCGAACATATCAAACAGGCGATTGTCGAGCAGGAGCGTCTGGGCTTAGACGTGCTGGTGCATGGCGAAGCCGAGCGTAATGACATGGTGGAGTACTTCGGTGAAAACCTGGATGGCTTCGTCTTTACACAAAACGGCTGGGTGCAGAGCTACGGCTCCCGCTGCGTAAAACCACCAGTGGTTATCGGCGACGTCAGCCGCCCGGAAGCGATTACCGTCGAGTGGGCGAAGTATGCGCAGTCGCTGACCGATAAACCGGTGAAAGGGATGCTGACCGGCCCGGTGACCATTCTTTGCTGGTCGTTCCCGCGTGAAGACGTGAGCCGCGAAACCATCGCCAAACAGATTGCGCTGGCACTGCGTGATGAAGTGGCGGATCTGGAAGCGGCAGGGATTGGCATTATCCAGATTGATGAACCGGCACTGCGCGAAGGTTTGCCGCTGCGTCGCAGCGACTGGGACGCCTATCTGGCCTGGGGCGTGGAGGCTTTTCGCATCAACGCGGCGGTGGCGAAAGATGACACGCAGATCCATACCCATATGTGTTACTGCGAGTTTAACGACATCATGGATTCCATCGCCGCGCTGGATGCCGATGTGATTACCATTGAAACCTCGCGATCGGATATGGAACTGCTGGAGTCGTTCGAAGAGTTTGAGTACCCGAACGAAATCGGCCCGGGTGTGTACGATATTCACTCGCCGAACGTACCGAGTGTCGAGTGGATCGAAGCACTGCTGCAAAAAGCCGCGCAGCGTATCCCGGCACAACGTTTGTGGGTGAACCCGGACTGCGGCCTGAAAACCCGCGGCTGGCCGGAAACCCGTAGCGCGCTGGCGAACATGGTGAAAGCCGCGCAGAACCTGCGTCAGCAGTAA
- a CDS encoding ABC transporter substrate-binding protein produces MSKKSVLAAVLLAIISTSAFAKSTLTLYTSQPNEDAQMTVSAFEKAHPDIEVKWIRDGTTKLTARLQAELAAGGAAPDVLLIADSVTMESLKQQNLLAAYKSPQATRFDAQLYDKEGYYYGTKLITTGIAYHSKAPVKPSSWQDLLKPELKNMTTLPSPLYSGAAQIHQATLMNDPALGWQYYEKLKENGAMPQSGNGAVMSAIASGSKAYGVLVDYMAIREKAKGAPIEFVFPKEGVSIVTEPVAMMKNAKNPQAAKAFIDFVLSDEGQKLVLQQGYLPADATLPVPAGFPPRDSIKLMPFDAAKALAETEANKKRFADLFGNR; encoded by the coding sequence ATGAGTAAGAAAAGTGTGCTGGCAGCGGTACTGCTGGCCATCATCAGTACGTCAGCTTTCGCCAAATCCACTCTGACGCTCTATACCAGCCAGCCCAATGAAGATGCGCAAATGACCGTCAGCGCCTTTGAAAAAGCGCACCCGGACATTGAAGTGAAATGGATCCGCGACGGAACTACCAAGCTGACCGCGCGTTTGCAGGCAGAGTTAGCCGCCGGTGGCGCCGCCCCGGACGTGCTGCTGATTGCCGACAGCGTGACCATGGAATCCCTGAAACAGCAAAATCTACTGGCGGCGTATAAATCACCGCAAGCGACGCGTTTTGATGCGCAGTTGTATGACAAAGAGGGCTACTACTACGGCACCAAACTGATCACCACCGGTATTGCTTATCACAGCAAAGCCCCCGTTAAGCCAAGCTCCTGGCAGGATCTGCTCAAACCGGAGCTGAAAAACATGACCACCCTGCCAAGCCCGCTCTATTCCGGCGCGGCGCAAATCCACCAGGCGACGCTGATGAACGATCCGGCGCTCGGCTGGCAATACTACGAGAAACTAAAAGAGAACGGTGCGATGCCGCAAAGCGGTAACGGCGCGGTGATGAGCGCGATTGCGTCCGGCAGCAAAGCCTATGGCGTGCTGGTGGATTACATGGCGATCCGCGAAAAAGCCAAAGGCGCACCGATTGAGTTCGTCTTCCCGAAAGAGGGCGTCAGCATTGTTACCGAGCCGGTAGCGATGATGAAAAACGCGAAAAACCCGCAGGCGGCGAAAGCGTTTATCGACTTTGTGCTCTCGGATGAGGGGCAAAAACTGGTGCTCCAGCAGGGCTATCTGCCCGCCGACGCCACCTTGCCGGTTCCGGCCGGGTTCCCGCCGCGCGACAGCATCAAGCTGATGCCGTTTGATGCAGCAAAAGCGTTGGCCGAGACGGAAGCCAATAAAAAGCGCTTTGCCGACCTGTTCGGAAACCGCTAA
- a CDS encoding iron ABC transporter permease: MTSMTLRQHASGGPAKGLLWLLLFLVALLSLLPSLRLLVSALVDGRHGSDSSLWRVMSNPSTWLALWHSLYTSGLGMLLSLLLGSLFAFCLALTNIRLKQLWVFLFMLPMMIPPQVTALSWLQLLGPGSILLNSIGLAPGFGSSNPLYSAEGIALLLGIQHAPLVFLALRTQLQCLPKEHIEAARLHGASLWRVFFDIVLPLCRTALWAGAAIAFVSALGNFGIPAMLGIPISYFVLPVYIYQTLSSFGPAMLNDVAALSVLMGMLAIGIVTLQGHMQRRYALPLIGMAGRALGFTLGKWRLAVELLLAAVLCAILLAPLVALITTSLVPTLGVALNSETLTFAAWRGIFDAQSATLRALSNSLFLSISAAVVLMLLSLPLAWLLVRYPNRPLRWLYLIIDIPYTLPGVVLAIACILLFARPLPLIDISLSGTLGIIFFAYLARFLTVCLKPVHSSMLQLDPAMEEAASLAGANFSRRLRHIVLPLLAPAAFAGALLVFLTAVNELTVSALLWSAGKETLGVVIFNLDESGDKVLASALSVLVVILVALVMLLLSALGRYLPKGVIPWQS, encoded by the coding sequence ATGACCAGTATGACGCTGCGCCAGCACGCCAGCGGCGGCCCGGCAAAAGGGCTGCTCTGGCTGTTATTATTTCTTGTTGCGCTACTGAGCCTGCTGCCCAGCCTGCGGTTGCTGGTCTCTGCGCTGGTTGACGGGCGCCACGGCAGCGACAGCAGTTTGTGGCGTGTGATGAGCAACCCTTCCACCTGGCTTGCGCTGTGGCACAGCCTGTATACCAGTGGGCTGGGCATGCTGCTGTCACTGCTGCTGGGTAGCCTGTTCGCTTTTTGCCTGGCGCTGACCAATATCCGCCTCAAACAGCTGTGGGTATTTCTGTTTATGCTGCCGATGATGATCCCGCCGCAGGTCACCGCGTTAAGCTGGCTGCAACTTTTGGGGCCGGGCAGCATCTTGCTCAATAGCATTGGTCTTGCGCCAGGGTTTGGCAGCAGCAACCCGCTCTATTCGGCAGAAGGCATCGCATTGCTGCTCGGTATTCAGCATGCGCCGCTGGTGTTTCTGGCGCTGCGCACCCAGCTACAGTGTTTGCCAAAAGAGCATATTGAAGCCGCACGATTACACGGCGCATCGTTGTGGCGGGTGTTCTTCGACATTGTGTTGCCGCTGTGCCGTACTGCATTGTGGGCCGGGGCGGCGATCGCGTTTGTTTCGGCGCTCGGTAATTTTGGTATTCCGGCGATGCTGGGCATCCCGATTTCCTACTTTGTACTCCCTGTGTATATCTATCAGACGCTTTCCAGCTTTGGCCCGGCGATGCTGAACGACGTGGCGGCGCTGTCGGTGCTGATGGGGATGCTGGCAATTGGCATTGTCACGCTGCAAGGCCACATGCAGCGGCGTTATGCGCTGCCGCTGATTGGCATGGCGGGGCGCGCGCTGGGTTTCACCCTCGGCAAATGGCGGCTGGCGGTCGAGTTATTATTGGCGGCGGTGCTGTGTGCCATCCTGCTCGCGCCGCTAGTGGCGCTGATTACCACCTCGCTGGTGCCGACGCTTGGCGTCGCGCTGAATAGTGAAACGCTTACCTTTGCCGCCTGGCGAGGGATCTTTGATGCGCAAAGCGCCACGTTACGCGCGCTCAGCAACAGCCTGTTTTTATCGATCTCGGCGGCTGTGGTGTTGATGTTGCTCAGCCTGCCGCTAGCGTGGCTGCTGGTGCGCTACCCGAACCGGCCGTTGCGCTGGCTGTATTTAATTATCGACATCCCCTATACCTTGCCCGGCGTGGTGCTGGCGATTGCCTGTATTCTGCTGTTTGCTCGCCCATTGCCGCTGATCGATATCAGCCTTAGCGGCACGCTGGGCATTATCTTTTTCGCCTATCTCGCACGTTTCCTCACGGTTTGCCTGAAGCCGGTGCACAGCAGCATGCTGCAACTGGATCCCGCAATGGAAGAAGCGGCCAGCCTGGCTGGGGCGAACTTCTCCCGGCGACTGCGCCATATCGTCCTGCCGTTGCTGGCACCGGCGGCGTTTGCCGGGGCGTTGCTGGTATTCCTCACAGCGGTGAATGAACTCACTGTCTCGGCGCTGCTGTGGAGCGCCGGGAAAGAGACGCTGGGCGTGGTGATTTTTAACCTTGATGAGAGCGGCGATAAGGTGCTGGCATCGGCGCTTTCCGTGCTGGTTGTCATTCTGGTGGCGCTGGTGATGCTGTTGCTCAGCGCGCTTGGCCGCTATTTACCGAAAGGAGTGATCCCTTGGCAGAGCTGA
- a CDS encoding ABC transporter ATP-binding protein, protein MAELRLEHLSKAFAGQTVVRDINLTIPQGAFTALLGPSGCGKTTTLRILAGLETLSEGRLWLGDRLLADKTLHTPPEQRDMGMVFQSYALWPHMTVAGNVGYPLKLRNVHGAARHKQVMDALEVVELGAYAARSPQELSGGQRQRVALARCLVAEPQVVLLDEPLANLDRHLRATMEQTFRDFHRRTGATFVYVTHDQAEAMALASHIAVMHQGELMQWGAPQALYQQPQNGWVARFIGKGSVLMLATPAGVQQLDGAQMHAGLAHTGADLHQPVLVRPEHVQVASEGLSAEVQSCIYQGERYLLDLRLRDGQTLSAFHHAPLQCKQIVAVRLTQGWRLETA, encoded by the coding sequence TTGGCAGAGCTGAGACTGGAACATCTAAGCAAAGCATTTGCCGGCCAGACCGTGGTGCGGGATATCAATCTGACCATTCCGCAGGGGGCGTTTACCGCCCTGTTGGGGCCAAGTGGCTGCGGCAAAACCACCACGCTGCGTATTCTTGCGGGGCTTGAGACCTTGAGCGAAGGGCGCTTATGGCTGGGCGATCGTCTGCTGGCAGATAAAACGCTGCACACTCCGCCGGAGCAGCGCGATATGGGGATGGTCTTTCAGTCTTATGCGCTGTGGCCGCATATGACGGTTGCCGGGAACGTGGGCTACCCGCTAAAGCTGCGCAATGTGCACGGCGCTGCGCGTCACAAGCAGGTGATGGACGCGCTGGAGGTGGTTGAACTGGGTGCTTACGCCGCACGTTCGCCGCAAGAGTTAAGCGGTGGTCAGCGTCAACGCGTGGCGCTGGCGCGCTGCCTGGTCGCGGAGCCACAAGTGGTGTTGCTTGATGAACCGCTGGCAAACCTCGATCGCCATCTGCGTGCCACCATGGAACAGACTTTCCGTGATTTTCATCGCCGCACTGGTGCAACGTTTGTCTATGTCACCCATGATCAGGCGGAAGCGATGGCGCTCGCCAGCCATATCGCGGTGATGCACCAGGGCGAACTGATGCAGTGGGGCGCACCGCAGGCGCTGTATCAGCAGCCGCAGAATGGCTGGGTGGCGCGTTTTATTGGTAAGGGGAGTGTGCTGATGCTGGCGACGCCCGCCGGGGTACAGCAACTGGATGGCGCGCAAATGCATGCTGGGCTGGCGCATACTGGCGCGGATCTTCACCAGCCGGTGCTGGTTCGCCCCGAGCATGTGCAGGTAGCGAGTGAGGGTCTGAGCGCTGAGGTACAAAGCTGCATTTATCAGGGCGAGCGCTATTTGCTTGATTTACGCCTGCGCGATGGGCAAACGCTGAGTGCCTTTCATCATGCACCGCTGCAATGCAAACAGATCGTGGCGGTACGTTTGACCCAGGGCTGGCGTCTCGAAACAGCATGA
- a CDS encoding dienelactone hydrolase family protein, whose amino-acid sequence MTTNNTPGFAPAASPLASTVVHTSEDALIAGETSIPTQGENMPAFHARPKNAEGPLPIVIVVQEIFGVHEHIRDLCRRLALEGYLAIAPELYFRQGDPNDFADIQTLLSGLVSKVPDAQVLADLDHVASWAARNGGNAHQLLVTGFCWGGRIAWLYAAHNPQLKAAVAWYGKLVGEKSLNSPRHPVDIATELTAPVLGLYGAQDTGIPLESVETMRQALRAANAKAEIIVYPEAGHAFNADYRPSYHAESAADGWQRMLAWFAQYSKK is encoded by the coding sequence ATGACAACCAACAACACACCAGGCTTTGCACCTGCGGCTTCACCCCTTGCTTCAACCGTTGTTCATACGTCGGAAGACGCCTTAATCGCAGGCGAAACGTCTATTCCGACACAGGGCGAAAATATGCCCGCTTTTCATGCCCGGCCGAAAAATGCAGAAGGTCCCTTGCCGATTGTCATTGTGGTACAGGAAATTTTCGGCGTGCATGAACATATTCGCGATCTGTGCCGCCGTCTGGCGCTGGAGGGCTATCTCGCCATCGCGCCGGAGCTCTACTTCCGTCAGGGCGATCCGAATGATTTTGCCGATATTCAAACCCTGCTGAGCGGCCTGGTAAGCAAAGTACCGGACGCGCAAGTGCTTGCCGATTTGGATCACGTCGCCAGCTGGGCGGCGCGTAACGGCGGGAACGCTCACCAACTCTTAGTGACCGGTTTTTGCTGGGGCGGGCGTATCGCCTGGCTGTATGCCGCGCACAATCCGCAGTTGAAAGCCGCCGTCGCCTGGTATGGCAAGCTGGTGGGGGAAAAATCACTTAATTCTCCGCGCCATCCGGTGGATATTGCCACTGAACTTACCGCGCCAGTGCTCGGTTTATATGGCGCGCAGGATACCGGCATTCCGCTGGAGAGCGTGGAAACCATGCGCCAGGCGCTGAGAGCCGCGAACGCCAAAGCGGAAATCATCGTCTACCCCGAAGCGGGCCACGCGTTTAATGCGGACTATCGTCCGAGCTATCACGCAGAATCCGCCGCTGATGGCTGGCAGCGGATGCTGGCATGGTTTGCGCAGTACAGTAAAAAGTGA